Genomic DNA from Lutibacter sp. A80:
AAACTTTAGAATTAAAGATATTCCTTCTCCACAAGGTACTATTAGAAAAGAATCTGGACACGTAGTAATGCCAAAATCTAGTTTAGAAAACGCAACTGTTGGTGTTCAATTACCAGACTTCGATTTCGACTTAAAACTTTCAACTACCGGATTTACACTTAAAGTTCCAGGTCAAGGAGCTGTTGTTGTAAGAGGAAATAGAATGAGTGCTGCTGCAAAAAAATCAATTGCAAAAGCTAAAAGAGGTGATGTAGTTACAATATTTGATATTAAATCCTCGTTAGTAGGAAACAGTGGTTATAAAATAAAAAACGCTTCACCAGTAAGTGTTGAAATTCAATAAATTGAACTAAATGATGAATAAGAGAAATATTGGAATGTTTATTTTATTGTGTGTGTTGTTTCAAACAACGTATGCACAATCTAATCTTTTAAATGCTAAAAGACCTTCCGATATTGGAAAAAAAACTGCTGCGCAAAAGGCTGTTGATAACGATAAACCTTTAGAATACGGTTATGTAGATGATAGAGACATTTTATGGTCTAAAATGATATGGGAATATATAGATTTAAACGAACGTATTAATTTACCGCTGTATTATCCTGTAGATACCACAAATGTAGCTAGTGATAGAAGATCGCTATTCGATACCTTATTAAAAGGTATTAGAGAAGGTGAAATTACCGAAGTGTACGACGATTCTTATTTTACAGCTAAAATGACCTCTGCCGAAATCAATAGAAAACTTTTTAGAGTTGATACTACTGATGCTGGTTTTGATGAATTAAATGCCGGAGCAATTAATATTGATGAGTATGTTGATAAAATAAATTTAACATCTCAAGATATTGAAGGCTTTAAAATAAAAGGTGTTTGGTATATTGATAAACGTCAAGGAGAATTAAAATATAGATTATTAGCCTTAGCACCTGTTGCTCCAGATGTGCAAACTATGGGGAGAGAGGATATTAGTATTACAGAACAATTGCCATTGTTTTGGGTGTGGTTTCCAGATGCGCGAAATTTATTGCATAAAATGAAGGTTTTTAATCCAAAAAATTCAGCATTTCCTATTTCTTACGATCATATTTTAAATGCTAGAAGATTTAATTCTAATATTTACAGAGAAGAAAATATTTACGGAGATCGTGATATTTCAGATTATGTTAAAGGAAATTCTTTATTCCAAGTGATGGAATCCAATAAAATTAAAGAAGAAATTAGAAATAAAGAACTCGATATGTGGAGCTATTAAAGCTTATGTATTATATTTAATAGTAGTTAATCCCGAATTTAGTTTATAAAACTTTATTCGGGATTATTTTTTTAATGAATTCTTTTTTAGCCTTCGTCAAGCTGAACTCGATTACTCACTTTGCGGTTTTATTTTATTATTAGTGTTCGTGAACCTGCGGTTTCAGTAGCTGTTTGTACTCACCGTCATGCTGAACTTGATTCAGCATCTGTCCCTAAAGAACCCCAATCATCATTTAGTTAACATCATGAGATCTCGAACCAAGTTGGGGATGACGTTACTTTAAAACCCGTCATTGCGAGGGCGTGTTGTAATGCAATGAAAACACAACTGCGGCAATCTGTTAATTAATACCTTAATCAAAATAAAACCGTCATGCTGAACTCGATTACTCACTATGCTGTTTTATTTTATACTAAAGTGTTCGTGAACCTAAGGTTTCAGTAGCTGCTTCTACCGTACGTCATGCTGAACTTGATTTAGCATCTGCCACTAAAGAAATCAAATCACCCGTTCATTTTTACTCATCCCATTATTATTTGTTTTTGTATTCGTGATGTGCTACGCAGTTCCATCGATGAAAAACGAAATCGACGATAGGAGATTCACGAACTCCAAATAAACAATAAGGCAGGCGTGAGCTAACCAAAAAATCTAGGCTTACGAAACTGTATCTAAATATTTTGTTCAACATCTAAATTTTAGGAACTCGCCTTTAAAAATTTAGTTAGCTAGTATAATCGGTTTGGCTCAAACAGCCTAAAATTTTACGATGTTTTCACTTCATATTTTACGATACACCTTCGATATGCCGGGTTAAACTTTATTCCGTTATTACAATTGTTATTGACTTTTTAAATTTTATCATAATTCATACTATAGATGTCATTCCTGCGGAGGCAGGAATCCATACTCAGCTTCTGAAAAATTAACAAGTTTATTAATTAAAAATGTTATTTTATTATTGTGTTCGTGAACCTACGGTTTCAGCATCTACCACTAAAGAACCTCAATCATCATTTAGTTAAGTTCATGAGATCCTGAAACAAGTTCAGGATGACGGACACAGCTAAACAAGTTCGGGATGACGAGAGGTTTAGGATGACGTTACTTTTAAACCCGTCATTGCGAAGGCGTGTTGAAATGCAATGAAAACACAACTGCGGCAATCTGTATCTAGAAACCTCAATCATCATCTAGTTAAGTTCATGAGATCCTGAAACAAGTTCAGGATGACGTTCTTTCACTTCGTCATGCTGAACTCGATTCAGCATCTGCCACTAAAGAACCTCGGAATAACGATTACCAATAGCCAAAATCAACAACAAAGGCCAAAACCCAAAACCAACAACCTCCTTAAATCGTATAAAAAAATATCACTAAAAATTGTAAGTACCGATGTTATAGATTACTTTTACTGTATTAAATTTTACGATTAGCGGGAACTAATCGGGATTTTCTTAAAAAATACAACTCAATGATTAGGGTCCTAACCGTGAATTATTGAGTTTTTTTTATGTCTTAATATTCGTGTAATCAGTTAGGTAAGTCGTTTAAATGTTAATAAACAGCATATAAATGTTAGTAAATCGCCTATAACATTTATTTTATAAGTGCTAAAATGCTTGATTTTTAGTGCTTTTTTAATTGAAAACAGCCGTATAATAGCAAAAAACAGCTGTATTTTTCACTTTTTTGAGAATTATAGTGCGTTTTAAAAAAGATACTAATAGATTTTTTATTTATTAAATAGATTTAGAGAAAGATACTAATAGTTCAAAAGATTTATTAGTATAAATAATGGTATTTATTAAATAGATTTTTAGATTTATACTAATAAATATAGCTGAAATTTGGGTATAAAAAAACCCAAGCTGCGGGAACAGCTCGGGATTTTCTTAAAAAATACGACTCAATAATTAGGGTCCTAACCAGCAATTATTTTGTATTTCATAACATCTAGCATATCTCTTAAATTAGATCCAGGTCTAAAATTGATATGCGCTTTTTTAACAGAATTTGCACTTACTTCCTCCGGTGTAGTCTCTCCTCTAGAAGATACTCCTACTTGAAGATTCCCGATACTACCGAGTTGTACAACCTTCCCTTGTTTCAGTTCGTCCATAATGTTATGTTCTAATGCACGTAGCACTGCATAACAATCCGATTCACGAACTGTACATTGGTTGGATACTAAATATGCTAATCTTTCAAAATCTATTACTCCTTGAGAAATAGCTTTAGCATAAAATTTGTTGTCCGCGTTTACGTCTTGCGGATTTGTGCGCTCGAGCGCTTTAATTGCAATCATTATAAATATATTTATAAATGTATAACTTTTATTGAGGTAGTTATACCGGCACCTCTTCTTTTGTTACGCTTTTAAAAGTACACCTTCATTCTGAAGTGAATTCACCGCGTTTTTAGTGGTATTCAATTGTAATACATATAGTTACAATGTGTGAGTCTTATAAATTAAATCATACCTTTACCTTATTCATAATCAGTTTGTTATGAATTTATTTTTATGTTAAAAAATTAGGTAAACTAAAAGAAGAGTCTTAAATTTGTCTTGTTAAAAAAATAAAGATGCTTCTTTTAGCATTACCACTCAAATACAAAGTTCTAAAGTTGCCGCTTTAGGACTTTTTTTGTTTCTATAGCACTTTATTTAATTATGTGCTATTTAGAAAATAGATTCGTTACTATTTTCAAGTTCCTTAATAACAAGTTGTTAAACGTTACTTGTTATGTTTCTTTTGTAAAAATATATATTTTTTAATGCTAATTTCATCTTTTATAAAATTAGTTAATAACATTTTGTTGTTAAAAAGTAATTTTTTTTTATTGTAAAAAGAATTTTATGTATAGTGTTGTTTTTTAGTGGCTTGGTGTAATATTACTGAAAATATGATATTAAATTTAGTAACCCGCCATTATTTTATTATTAATGTTCGTGAATCTGTGATTTTAGCATCTGTTTGTATTAGTCGTCATGCTGAATTTAGTTCAGCATCTGCCACTAAGAATCCCAATCATCATTTAGTTAAGTTCATGAGATCCTGAATCAAGTTCAGGATGACGAGAGGTTTAGGATGACGTTACTTTAAAACCCGTCATTGCGAGGGCGTGTTGTAATGCAATGAAAACACAACTGCGGCAATCTGTATCTAGAAACCTCAATCATCATTTAGTTAAGTTCAAGAGATTGCCGCGGTCGTACCTTCCTCGCAATGACGGAATTCATTATAGCTCGTCATTATGGGGTGACGAATTTAAAAACGTCCTATGAGAATTTAAGTAGCAATCTAAGGAAGTGAAGCGACGAGAGTAAGCCAAAGAGCGCAGCGGTCTGGCGTCGACTGCGTAACTTCTGTAAGATTCAATTAAATTATCATCAGACTAGATTTTTTTGTTTCGTTTTTTCATCGATGGAAAAAATGAAAAATAAGATAAAAAGAGAGTATATAATTCTTTTAACTATTATCATGAGATCCTGAAACAAGTTCAGGATGACGTTCTTTCACTTCGTCATGCTGAATTTAGTTACTCACTATCCTTTTTTATTTTATTATTGGAGTTCGTGAACCTACGGTTTCAGCATCTGTCCCTAAAGAACCCCAATCATCATTTAGTTAACATCATGAGATCCTGAAACAAGTTCAGGATGACGTTACTTAAAAACACTCAATCATCATTTAACTAACATCATAAGACCCTTAAACAAGTTCAGATAACAGACCAAACGAAAACAACCTCGGAATAACAGTTCCCAATAACCAACAAACAACCAACACCCAACTTTTAACTTATAAAGAATAAAACCATATATTTGCAGCAAACATTTGTAACCCCAAATCTTTAAGCAAATGTTTGTAATAGACTTAAAATAGAACCCTAAATTTAAAAATGAACGGAAAACAACAAAA
This window encodes:
- the gldN gene encoding gliding motility protein GldN, with product MNKRNIGMFILLCVLFQTTYAQSNLLNAKRPSDIGKKTAAQKAVDNDKPLEYGYVDDRDILWSKMIWEYIDLNERINLPLYYPVDTTNVASDRRSLFDTLLKGIREGEITEVYDDSYFTAKMTSAEINRKLFRVDTTDAGFDELNAGAINIDEYVDKINLTSQDIEGFKIKGVWYIDKRQGELKYRLLALAPVAPDVQTMGREDISITEQLPLFWVWFPDARNLLHKMKVFNPKNSAFPISYDHILNARRFNSNIYREENIYGDRDISDYVKGNSLFQVMESNKIKEEIRNKELDMWSY
- a CDS encoding HU family DNA-binding protein — translated: MIAIKALERTNPQDVNADNKFYAKAISQGVIDFERLAYLVSNQCTVRESDCYAVLRALEHNIMDELKQGKVVQLGSIGNLQVGVSSRGETTPEEVSANSVKKAHINFRPGSNLRDMLDVMKYKIIAG